The Papaver somniferum cultivar HN1 chromosome 3, ASM357369v1, whole genome shotgun sequence genome includes a region encoding these proteins:
- the LOC113357519 gene encoding uncharacterized protein LOC113357519, which yields MARGPRSSSISRRSGTPTTNQPTWTPLVDTRSSPSTNGSDSHGRSLNSSGGSGSHPSSQREHSPSGSLEPWHEALCQTNSDSKPEISEENMIGDDQCLSIDFNDIGQPIGPTKKTYATKLGKITINLIPPSIKSWKQVPLPLKEEIWRSLSNAYMVPEYLKAKALKMANLLWKNAKTKLRAICDDCSSFAEMRKRIPKNLKKEDWDAFVDIVSKGEDKEVRERMKRARSKLKAAHSTSRRGIAQCRHEIEQASPTSKVLRVDLYLDTHVYQEMSEEDRLQFDPLSYEVTSRDYVQKVRELNETDEFRGETDLDKDAVAKVLGRNGRGVVRSFGGGVSKTELRASAVSRELLRKEKLKTAAVENHVCILEETVEDLRALSVSPGTNNANNTQPMNVDGQRVQYVVLRNMRKGAVAFGRIDRSADENDDFYFLVLIDEVVIHTEPLCVGEGTLSSVKHGDKILCPKHSVGPWPVVLDADF from the exons ATGGCTAGGGGACCTAGAAGTAGCAGCATATCTCGTCGGTCTGGAACTCCTACCACAAATCAACCTACATGGACTCCTTTGGTTGATACACGAAGTTCTCCATCTACTAACGGTTCAGACAGTCATGGAAGAAGTCTGAATTCAAGTGGAGGGTCTGGGTCTCATCCATCGTCTCAGCGTGAACATTCTCCTAGTGGAAGTTTAGAGCCGTGGCATGAGGCTTTATGTCAGACAAATAGTGATAGTAAACCTGAAATTAGTGAAGAAAACATGATTG GTGATGATCAGTGTCTGTCAATTGATTTTAATGACATAGGCCAACCTATAGGACCTACCAAAAAGACGTATGCCACCAAGCTGGGGAAAATAACCATAAATCTCATCCCACCATCTATTAAAAGTTGGAAGCAAGTTCCTCTGCCATTGAAGGAAGAAATCTGGAGGAGTCTCTCCAATGCATACATGGTTCCTGAATATCTCAAGGCCAAAGCTTTGAAAATGGCAAATCTGTTATGGAAGAATGCCAAGACTAAACTAAGGGCGATATGTGATGACTGTTCCAGTTTTGCTGAAATGAGAAAAAGGATacccaaaaatttgaaaaaagagGACTGGGATGCCTTCGTTGATATTGTGAGTAAAGGCGAAGATAAGGAGGTTAGGGAAAGAATGAAGAGAGCAAGGTCAAAGCTAAAAGCTGCACACAGTACCAGTAGGCGTGGTATTGCACAATGCCGACATGAAATAGAACAAGCAAGTCCTACTAGTAAGGTATTAAGGGTTGACCTGTATCTGGATACACATGTGTACCAAGAAATGTCTGAAGAGGACCGTCTACAGTTCGATCCCCTATCTTATGAAGTAACATCAAGAGATTATGTT CAAAAGGTGAGGGAGTTGAATGAAACAGATGAGTTTAGAGGCGAGACTGATCTAGATAAGGATGCAGTTGCGAAG GTACTTGGCCGTAATGGAAGGGGTGTTGTTCGAAGCTTTGGAGGTGGGGTCTCAAAGACTGAGTTACGTGCATCTGCAGTTAGTAGAGAGCTGTTGCGTAAGGAGAAATTGAAGACTGCTGCTGTAGAAAATCATGTCTGTATTCTTGAGGAGACTGTTGAGGATCTAAGAGCCTTAAGTGTCAGCCCTGGCACCAACAATGCTAATAATACTCAG CCAATGAATGTGGATGGTCAAAGAGTCCAGTATGTTGTATTAAGGAATATGCGCAAGGGTGCAGTTGCATTCGGACGTATTGATAGGAGtgctgatgaaaatgatgatttttattttctcgtCCTCATTGATGAAGTAGTGATACACACTGAGCCGCTCTGCGTTGGAGAAGGAACTCTTTCTAGTGTGAAACATGGTGACAAGATTTTGTGTCCCAAGCACTCTGTTGGACCTTGGCCAGTAGTACTTgatgcagatttttga